Proteins from a genomic interval of Micromonospora sp. NBC_00389:
- a CDS encoding ABC transporter permease has translation MSASSDLRESPAAAYDEPVAPRPVVRTRRSARMPWIVVAAAGLVAAVMVLPVLVVISQASAAGDEASRLLLRPRTAELLGNTMLLVLLTVPITVLLGCGAAWLVERTTLPGAGTWRTLLLAPLAIPAFVSSYAWTSVLPEVQGLGGAVFITALAYYPFVFLPAAALLRALDQGHLDAARSLGASSLGAVLRVAMPQLRPAITGGALLVALHLLAEFGVLQMMRFPTFTTAILQQFSVGFSNAAGSLLAAVLVVLCIGLLTLEVPLRGRARIARMGAGARQRPVAYRLGAWTVPASAALAALVGLALLVPLVLVLRWLVRAITSGAVVVGPLLAATGSTVGLAVLAGLAASVAALPAAWLLHRYPSRVATALERVTYLASALPGVVIGLALVTLAVQWARPVYQSAALAVLAYTVLFMPRAMVAWRAGLAAAPPELLEAARSLGLSGLRTLIRVVLPLVLPSALTGFVLVFLAASTELTATLLLAPTGTETLATAFWSASDELDYVASAPYAAAMIALSAPLTILLRRQILDQR, from the coding sequence ATGTCGGCATCCTCTGACCTTCGCGAGTCGCCCGCCGCCGCGTACGACGAACCGGTAGCGCCCCGGCCAGTCGTACGCACCCGCCGGTCCGCCCGGATGCCGTGGATTGTCGTGGCGGCCGCGGGCCTGGTCGCGGCCGTGATGGTCCTGCCGGTCCTGGTCGTGATCAGTCAGGCTTCTGCCGCGGGCGACGAGGCGTCGAGGCTGCTGCTGCGGCCGAGGACGGCCGAACTGCTCGGCAACACCATGCTCCTGGTCCTGCTGACCGTTCCGATCACCGTGCTGCTGGGCTGTGGTGCGGCCTGGCTGGTGGAGCGAACGACCCTGCCGGGCGCCGGCACATGGCGCACGCTGCTCCTGGCACCGCTCGCCATCCCGGCCTTCGTCAGCAGCTACGCCTGGACATCGGTGCTGCCGGAGGTCCAGGGACTGGGTGGCGCGGTGTTCATCACCGCCCTGGCCTACTATCCGTTCGTCTTCCTGCCGGCCGCGGCCTTGCTGCGGGCGCTCGACCAGGGGCACCTGGATGCCGCGCGGTCGCTTGGCGCATCCAGTCTGGGAGCGGTACTGCGGGTGGCGATGCCGCAGTTGCGACCGGCCATCACCGGCGGTGCGCTGCTGGTGGCCCTGCACCTGCTGGCCGAGTTCGGCGTCCTGCAGATGATGCGGTTCCCCACCTTCACCACCGCGATCCTCCAGCAGTTCTCGGTCGGGTTCAGCAACGCCGCCGGCAGTCTGCTGGCCGCCGTACTGGTGGTGCTCTGCATCGGCCTGCTGACCCTCGAGGTGCCGCTGCGCGGCCGCGCACGGATCGCCCGGATGGGCGCCGGCGCCCGGCAGCGTCCCGTCGCGTACCGCCTGGGCGCGTGGACCGTCCCCGCGTCCGCTGCACTCGCCGCACTGGTCGGCCTGGCGCTGCTGGTTCCGCTGGTGCTGGTGCTGCGGTGGCTGGTGCGGGCGATCACGTCCGGCGCGGTGGTCGTTGGCCCGCTGCTCGCGGCGACGGGTTCGACGGTCGGCCTCGCGGTGCTGGCGGGCCTGGCGGCGTCGGTCGCCGCGCTGCCCGCCGCGTGGCTGCTGCACCGGTACCCGTCTAGAGTGGCGACCGCGCTGGAGCGGGTGACCTACCTGGCGAGCGCACTTCCCGGGGTGGTGATCGGGCTGGCGCTGGTGACGCTGGCGGTCCAGTGGGCCCGTCCGGTCTACCAGAGCGCCGCACTCGCGGTGCTGGCCTACACGGTGCTCTTCATGCCACGCGCCATGGTCGCCTGGCGAGCCGGCTTGGCCGCGGCTCCACCCGAACTCCTCGAGGCAGCACGTTCGCTGGGGCTGTCCGGTCTCCGTACCCTCATCCGGGTGGTCCTTCCGCTGGTGTTGCCATCGGCGCTGACCGGATTCGTGCTGGTCTTCCTCGCGGCGTCGACCGAACTCACCGCGACCCTCCTCCTCGCCCCGACCGGCACCGAGACGCTGGCCACCGCGTTCTGGTCGGCCAGCGACGAGTTGGACTACGTGGCGAGCGCCCCTTACGCTGCGGCGATGATCGCCCTGTCCGCCCCGCTCACCATCCTGCTGCGCCGGCAGATCCTGGACCAGCGATGA
- a CDS encoding iron ABC transporter substrate-binding protein, with protein sequence MRRRTFLTGLGAIGAVGLVGCGSKSEDGYEADPASLQVYSAQHENLTKAWAEAFTSATGIKVQVRKGSDASMGHQIVAEGSASPADVFLTENSPAMTLVERNKLLAPLDEATRRQVPAHLTPSSKSWTSIAARSTVLVYNTAKLDKADLPKSLMDLAAPQWKDRWGCAPGGADFQAIVAGMLAGQGEQKTTDWLKGLKSNARVLQNNIATMKSVNAGEIECGVIYHYYWYRDQAGTKEGSANTALHYFRNQDPGAFVSLSGGAVLAGTKKPTEAHKFLTFITSKAGQQVLVDSQSMEYAVGSGVASAPALPPLNSLQAPPVDPFTLNSDKVNELMTDVGIL encoded by the coding sequence ATGCGTCGACGCACGTTCCTGACCGGCCTGGGCGCCATCGGGGCGGTGGGCCTGGTGGGGTGCGGGTCGAAATCCGAGGACGGGTACGAGGCCGACCCCGCTTCGCTGCAGGTCTACTCCGCGCAGCACGAGAACCTCACCAAGGCGTGGGCCGAGGCGTTCACCTCGGCGACCGGCATCAAGGTGCAGGTCCGCAAGGGCTCCGACGCCTCGATGGGTCATCAGATCGTGGCCGAGGGCTCCGCGTCGCCGGCCGACGTGTTCCTCACCGAGAACAGTCCGGCGATGACGCTGGTCGAGCGGAACAAGCTGCTCGCCCCGCTGGACGAGGCGACCCGGCGGCAGGTGCCGGCCCACCTGACTCCGTCGTCGAAGTCGTGGACCTCGATCGCCGCCCGGTCCACCGTGCTGGTCTACAACACCGCCAAACTCGACAAGGCCGACCTGCCGAAGTCGCTGATGGATCTCGCCGCCCCGCAATGGAAGGACCGCTGGGGGTGTGCCCCCGGTGGCGCGGACTTCCAGGCCATCGTCGCGGGCATGCTCGCCGGTCAGGGCGAGCAGAAGACCACTGATTGGCTGAAGGGTCTGAAGTCCAACGCCCGGGTGCTGCAGAACAACATCGCCACCATGAAGTCGGTCAATGCCGGTGAGATCGAGTGCGGCGTGATCTACCACTACTACTGGTATCGGGACCAGGCCGGCACCAAGGAAGGCAGCGCCAACACGGCCCTGCACTACTTCCGCAACCAGGACCCCGGCGCGTTCGTGTCGCTGTCCGGAGGCGCTGTGCTGGCCGGGACGAAGAAGCCGACCGAGGCCCACAAGTTCCTGACCTTCATCACCAGCAAGGCCGGGCAGCAGGTGCTGGTCGACTCCCAGTCGATGGAGTACGCCGTGGGCAGCGGTGTCGCCTCGGCGCCCGCGCTGCCGCCGTTGAACAGCCTGCAGGCGCCGCCGGTCGACCCCTTCACGCTCAACTCCGACAAGGTGAATGAACTGATGACCGATGTCGGCATCCTCTGA
- a CDS encoding AMP-binding protein, whose protein sequence is MSTVGQPHLIRLASPTVSLLDPRRVRAAVPVSDTADAHRPALIDSAGLLSYGELADRVAALAASLPSAQAGRRLVHVPLAPHRDLVLGYLAVLSAGHVALITPPDHQSITAVYQPDLWLHPDGTFATATPSSDTYEPRHLLHPDLALLLSTSGSTGSPKLVRLSHSNVLSNAEAIAAALSITPADRAITSLPLHYCFGLSVLHAQLRAGATTVLRPGSVADPGFADDLRRDRVTVVAATPHVVDLLDVQGVLDHLPSLRLLAQAGGALPPARVRELAARGHAAGWGMAVMYGQTEATARMAVLPPELSERYPDAVGWPIVGSAFRLDAAGIDEAVGSPDGPVGELVFTGPGVMLGYAEQPDDLALGRMHTELRTGDLARIDADGLVRIVGRRSDFVKIMGIRIDLGQVERSLRGQGLQSCVTGRDDQLQVTYRRCEQSPDEVRDQAAQVSGLSRSVISVRAVDDLPLLPNGKLDRRGSADLHVTETSGQNAETAAAVVAVLEPLVGRGGVDPDRSFVELGGDSFSHVVASVGLTRLLGDLPSDWHHRPVRDLVALADRLPRSRWRHPLVRRVETTVVLRGVAVVAICGSHVGLFRLPGGAHILLAVAGFLFARYVLSSPTTAERLRRTARIAVGVVVPAVTVAAVMLFGFGTVHWSNVALVHWLARPRDINDFWFVEAYLVIMVATVAVLAVPWLRAAYGADAWRTAMGAVAVLLVPRYLVLALYDGPLRGLPGTVAWLFLSGVAMAAADSRRRRLVTTAVAAGAAFGFFAGDPARNLTIMGGLTLLALVPVLPVPRLLVRPLGALAAASLHIYLVQFQVFAFFGSPIIQFAAAIAAGLGFCAVGKHVLRRRLSPPPPAAVIRRHVAAKQFVREDMTCVDARS, encoded by the coding sequence TTGTCGACGGTTGGACAGCCACACTTGATTAGGTTAGCCTCACCTACCGTGTCTCTGCTGGATCCCCGGCGGGTACGCGCCGCCGTCCCGGTATCCGACACGGCCGACGCGCACCGCCCTGCCCTGATCGACTCCGCCGGCCTTCTCAGTTACGGGGAACTGGCCGATCGGGTGGCTGCGCTCGCGGCCAGCCTGCCGTCAGCACAGGCTGGTCGGCGGCTCGTGCACGTGCCGCTGGCCCCGCATCGCGACCTGGTCCTCGGCTATCTGGCGGTGCTGTCGGCCGGGCACGTGGCACTGATCACCCCGCCTGATCATCAGTCGATCACCGCGGTCTACCAGCCCGACCTGTGGCTCCATCCGGATGGCACCTTCGCGACCGCAACGCCGAGCAGCGACACCTATGAACCGCGGCACCTCCTGCATCCGGATCTGGCGCTGCTGCTCAGTACGTCGGGCAGCACCGGATCACCCAAGCTGGTTCGGCTCAGCCACAGCAACGTGCTCAGCAACGCCGAGGCGATCGCGGCCGCGCTGTCGATTACACCGGCCGACCGTGCGATCACCTCGCTACCACTGCATTACTGCTTCGGGCTGTCGGTGCTGCACGCCCAACTCCGCGCCGGTGCCACCACAGTGCTGCGGCCCGGGTCGGTGGCCGACCCCGGCTTCGCCGACGATCTGCGCCGCGACCGGGTGACCGTGGTCGCCGCCACGCCGCACGTGGTGGATCTGCTCGACGTCCAGGGCGTGCTGGATCATCTGCCTTCGCTCCGGTTGCTCGCCCAGGCCGGCGGCGCGTTGCCGCCCGCGCGGGTGCGAGAGCTCGCCGCTCGGGGTCACGCGGCCGGCTGGGGAATGGCGGTGATGTACGGCCAGACCGAGGCGACCGCGCGGATGGCCGTGTTGCCACCCGAGTTGTCGGAGCGATACCCCGATGCGGTGGGATGGCCGATCGTCGGGTCGGCGTTCCGGCTCGACGCGGCCGGAATCGACGAAGCGGTGGGTTCACCCGACGGCCCGGTCGGCGAGCTCGTGTTCACGGGTCCGGGCGTCATGCTCGGGTACGCCGAGCAGCCCGACGACCTGGCCCTGGGTCGGATGCACACCGAGCTTCGGACCGGCGACCTGGCGCGGATCGACGCGGACGGGCTGGTCCGGATCGTCGGACGGCGGTCCGATTTCGTGAAGATCATGGGAATCCGGATCGACCTCGGCCAGGTCGAGCGCTCCCTGCGCGGCCAGGGGCTGCAGTCCTGCGTCACCGGCCGCGACGACCAGCTTCAGGTCACCTATCGGCGCTGCGAGCAGTCCCCCGACGAGGTTCGTGACCAGGCCGCCCAGGTCTCCGGTCTCAGCCGGTCGGTGATCTCGGTCCGCGCGGTCGACGACCTCCCGCTGTTGCCAAACGGCAAACTCGACCGCCGGGGCAGCGCCGACCTACACGTCACCGAGACCTCCGGCCAGAACGCAGAGACCGCCGCCGCGGTGGTCGCCGTACTGGAGCCGCTCGTCGGCCGCGGTGGCGTCGACCCCGATCGGTCGTTCGTCGAGCTCGGCGGGGACTCCTTCAGCCACGTCGTGGCGTCCGTCGGCCTGACGCGGTTGCTCGGTGATCTGCCGTCCGACTGGCACCACCGGCCGGTGCGCGACCTGGTCGCGCTCGCCGACCGGCTGCCACGTTCCCGGTGGCGTCACCCGCTGGTGCGGCGGGTCGAGACGACCGTCGTCCTGCGCGGCGTGGCCGTGGTGGCGATCTGCGGCAGTCATGTCGGCCTGTTCCGGCTGCCCGGCGGAGCGCACATCCTGCTCGCGGTCGCCGGCTTCCTGTTCGCCCGGTACGTCCTCTCCTCGCCGACGACGGCGGAGCGCCTGCGGCGGACCGCCCGGATCGCGGTCGGGGTGGTCGTCCCGGCGGTGACCGTCGCGGCGGTGATGCTGTTCGGGTTCGGAACGGTCCACTGGTCGAACGTCGCGCTGGTGCACTGGCTCGCCCGGCCGCGGGACATCAACGACTTCTGGTTCGTCGAGGCCTACCTGGTGATCATGGTCGCCACGGTCGCGGTGCTGGCTGTTCCGTGGCTGCGGGCCGCCTACGGCGCCGACGCCTGGCGTACCGCGATGGGCGCCGTGGCCGTGCTGCTGGTGCCTCGCTATCTGGTGCTCGCGTTGTACGACGGCCCGCTGCGTGGTCTCCCCGGCACGGTGGCGTGGCTGTTCCTGTCGGGAGTCGCGATGGCGGCGGCCGACAGCCGGCGGCGCCGACTCGTCACGACAGCGGTCGCCGCAGGCGCCGCCTTTGGCTTCTTCGCCGGGGACCCCGCACGCAACCTGACCATCATGGGCGGGCTCACGTTGCTGGCGCTCGTGCCCGTGCTACCGGTGCCGCGGCTGCTCGTCCGTCCGCTCGGCGCACTGGCGGCCGCCTCGCTGCACATCTACCTCGTGCAGTTCCAGGTGTTCGCGTTCTTCGGCTCTCCGATCATCCAGTTCGCGGCCGCGATCGCCGCCGGCCTGGGGTTCTGTGCGGTCGGTAAGCACGTCCTGCGCCGGCGGCTGTCGCCTCCGCCTCCGGCCGCAGTCATCCGTCGCCACGTGGCGGCGAAGCAATTCGTGAGAGAGGACATGACATGCGTCGACGCACGTTCCTGA
- a CDS encoding 4'-phosphopantetheinyl transferase family protein, with translation MAVQPSTTSKITVFTVGLTRAHVGLLDLLDHRERQRVNRTVAEADRARFMLGAALLRTVTGSMLDLPTEAVTVDRTCSQCARWHGQPRLPGTTLEMSVSHSGAVVTVAALPGGGRVGIDVERTGDRPVREVVAWTIAEAQFKAGGGSGLTLHRLPPPAPRHVLTLATNRAAATVEVVDATTLLPPYT, from the coding sequence GTGGCTGTCCAACCGTCGACAACGAGCAAGATCACGGTGTTTACCGTGGGTTTGACGAGGGCGCACGTCGGATTGCTGGACCTGCTCGACCACCGTGAGCGGCAGCGCGTGAATCGCACCGTAGCTGAGGCGGATCGCGCTCGGTTCATGCTCGGAGCGGCGCTGCTGCGCACCGTCACCGGCTCAATGCTCGACCTCCCGACTGAGGCGGTGACGGTGGACCGTACGTGCTCGCAATGCGCCCGCTGGCACGGCCAGCCGAGGCTGCCCGGCACGACATTGGAGATGTCCGTGTCGCACAGCGGCGCGGTGGTGACCGTTGCCGCCCTGCCCGGCGGCGGGCGGGTCGGGATCGACGTCGAGCGGACCGGTGATCGGCCGGTGCGGGAGGTAGTCGCCTGGACAATCGCAGAAGCCCAGTTCAAAGCCGGTGGCGGATCGGGCCTGACACTCCACCGGCTGCCGCCCCCGGCGCCTCGGCACGTGCTGACCTTGGCTACCAACCGGGCCGCGGCCACGGTCGAGGTGGTCGACGCGACGACCCTGCTGCCGCCGTATACATGA
- a CDS encoding MFS transporter has protein sequence MPPRADRVDDVADVGTAGGATGRLPAIDCPPSSVGLAGGGGSAWRVVVGFGVVSLAADMAYEGARSVYGPLLASLGASAVVVGLVTGAGEAAALLLRLVSGPLADRTRRYWWLTILGYGLTAVCVPLLAVTPLLGGAGLAVAAALILAERLGKAIRSPAKSALLADAASRVGLGRGLGVHKALDQVGAFAGPLLVAAVVAMAAGSLTPGLAVLTVPGLVAMLLLLAIRARAEGLPAAGRATASVSTPVTGRRPLPARFHLFAAAMALCTAGLVTFGLIGFHLVRAGVVAPAAVPLMYAAAMAAGALAALVTGVVYDRAGPWVLLALPALIAAVPALVFGGGLPLAVGGVVVWGAAVGVQDSTVKALVADLVPRERRATAYGVFAAVQGAGALAGGAAAGGLYEFSLASLVVAVAVTQAAALVVLVGVLATARPASEARRRHTAP, from the coding sequence ATGCCTCCGAGAGCGGATCGTGTGGACGACGTCGCCGATGTGGGAACGGCGGGCGGTGCCACGGGCAGACTGCCGGCGATCGACTGCCCGCCCTCCAGCGTAGGTCTGGCCGGGGGTGGTGGGTCGGCGTGGCGGGTGGTCGTCGGCTTCGGTGTGGTGAGCCTGGCTGCGGACATGGCGTACGAGGGTGCTCGCTCGGTCTATGGGCCGCTGCTGGCCTCGCTGGGCGCCTCGGCGGTCGTCGTCGGCTTGGTCACCGGCGCTGGTGAGGCGGCGGCGCTGCTGCTGCGGCTGGTGTCCGGGCCGCTGGCGGACCGGACCCGCCGGTACTGGTGGCTGACGATCCTCGGGTACGGGCTGACTGCGGTCTGCGTGCCGCTGCTTGCTGTTACCCCTCTGTTGGGCGGCGCCGGCCTGGCTGTCGCCGCCGCGTTGATCCTCGCCGAGAGGCTGGGCAAGGCGATCCGTAGTCCGGCGAAGTCGGCGCTCCTGGCCGACGCCGCCAGCCGCGTCGGCCTGGGTCGGGGGTTGGGCGTACACAAGGCGTTGGATCAGGTCGGCGCTTTCGCGGGCCCGCTGCTCGTCGCGGCGGTCGTCGCGATGGCGGCGGGGTCCCTGACGCCGGGTCTGGCCGTCCTGACCGTGCCCGGCCTGGTCGCGATGCTGCTGCTCCTCGCCATCCGGGCGCGGGCGGAGGGCTTACCGGCGGCCGGCCGAGCCACCGCGTCAGTATCCACGCCGGTGACCGGGCGGAGACCGCTGCCTGCCCGGTTCCACCTGTTCGCGGCGGCGATGGCGCTGTGCACGGCGGGTCTGGTGACGTTCGGGCTGATCGGTTTCCACCTCGTACGCGCGGGCGTCGTCGCGCCCGCGGCGGTGCCGCTGATGTACGCGGCGGCGATGGCCGCGGGCGCGCTCGCCGCCCTGGTGACGGGTGTGGTCTATGACCGGGCCGGCCCGTGGGTGTTGCTCGCGTTGCCGGCGCTGATCGCCGCCGTTCCCGCCCTGGTGTTCGGCGGTGGTCTGCCGCTGGCGGTGGGCGGGGTGGTGGTGTGGGGTGCGGCCGTGGGTGTGCAGGACTCCACGGTCAAGGCGCTGGTCGCCGATCTCGTGCCGCGGGAGCGTCGGGCGACGGCGTACGGGGTCTTCGCCGCCGTGCAGGGCGCGGGGGCGCTGGCCGGCGGCGCCGCAGCCGGAGGTCTGTACGAGTTCTCACTGGCGAGCCTGGTGGTCGCGGTGGCCGTCACGCAGGCCGCCGCCTTGGTCGTGCTCGTGGGCGTCCTGGCAACGGCCCGCCCAGCCTCTGAAGCTAGACGCAGACACACCGCCCCATAG
- a CDS encoding Imm32 family immunity protein, whose product MAITGGVVSQEATAGPLLVSLQGGTSLHFSGGHEFLDILWDGLDGVAEQAETADDRTVRRHQHIEYLPGDDYRSPDSVPLVIVADWPDAP is encoded by the coding sequence GTGGCGATCACCGGCGGGGTCGTCAGTCAAGAGGCGACCGCCGGCCCGCTGCTTGTCAGTCTGCAAGGCGGGACCTCGCTGCATTTCTCCGGTGGTCACGAGTTTCTCGACATCCTCTGGGACGGGCTCGATGGAGTGGCTGAGCAAGCCGAGACCGCCGATGACCGGACAGTCCGCCGGCATCAGCACATCGAGTACCTTCCTGGGGACGACTACCGGTCGCCGGACTCAGTCCCTTTGGTCATCGTGGCCGACTGGCCAGACGCGCCTTAG
- a CDS encoding N-acetyltransferase yields the protein MQDIPRIRAARWTDKGPVAALIADALHPSTLAEWLVPDPQQRRRILADVLEIWVEHAMFYGDIHITDDLSAATVGFHRYRPIPPPANYPDRLTNAAGPHAHRFDILDQTLTGQRPTEPHYHLAFLAVAARAQRTRRGSGIFNHHRSRLDRIDLPSWTATTSESQHLYTVTGTSPDRRSRCPTAR from the coding sequence ATGCAGGACATTCCCCGTATCCGCGCCGCCCGCTGGACAGACAAGGGCCCCGTCGCCGCCCTGATCGCCGACGCCCTACACCCCAGCACTCTCGCCGAGTGGCTCGTCCCCGACCCGCAGCAGCGGCGCCGCATCCTCGCCGACGTCCTCGAAATTTGGGTGGAGCACGCCATGTTCTACGGCGACATCCACATCACCGACGACCTCAGCGCCGCCACCGTCGGCTTCCACCGCTACCGCCCTATCCCACCACCGGCCAACTACCCGGATCGGCTCACCAACGCCGCCGGCCCACACGCGCACCGCTTCGACATCCTCGACCAGACCCTCACCGGCCAGCGACCCACCGAACCGCACTACCACCTGGCCTTCCTCGCCGTCGCAGCGCGTGCTCAGCGCACCAGGCGTGGCAGCGGAATTTTCAACCACCACCGCAGCCGCCTCGACCGCATTGACCTGCCCTCCTGGACCGCGACGACCAGCGAGTCTCAGCACTTGTACACCGTTACGGGTACATCTCCCGACCGGCGATCACGTTGCCCGACGGCCCGCTGA
- a CDS encoding GOLPH3/VPS74 family protein: MTTSIPQLPLREELFLLGHDDDTGHLHVHRQALALGMAGAVLIDLFLAGRVTLDPDEATRPASQLRLHNARPVGDLIADTALASVRYAHPTRAGVKPWLRGFADDLYERTRAGLLAAGILHHHTRRRLAGLIRADTYLPTDTKWTVVPRARLRYLAAGREPPNNHTAALAGLVAVLGLTPHLYLDEDTTALTARLKTVADQHYRQVRDITAAVDAAVGDLTTAAYR, from the coding sequence ATGACCACGTCGATCCCCCAACTGCCGCTACGCGAGGAACTGTTCCTCCTCGGCCACGACGACGACACCGGCCACCTGCACGTGCACCGCCAGGCCCTCGCCCTCGGCATGGCCGGCGCAGTCCTGATCGACCTGTTCCTGGCCGGACGGGTCACCCTCGACCCGGACGAGGCGACCCGTCCGGCCAGCCAACTGCGTCTGCACAACGCCCGGCCCGTCGGTGACCTCATCGCTGACACCGCGCTCGCCTCGGTCCGCTACGCCCACCCCACCAGGGCAGGGGTAAAGCCCTGGCTGCGGGGCTTCGCCGATGACCTCTACGAACGCACCCGCGCCGGCCTGCTCGCCGCCGGGATCCTGCACCACCACACCCGACGCCGTCTCGCTGGGCTCATCCGCGCCGACACCTACCTGCCCACCGACACCAAGTGGACCGTGGTCCCCCGCGCCCGGCTGCGCTACCTCGCCGCCGGACGGGAACCACCGAACAACCACACGGCCGCCCTCGCCGGCCTGGTCGCCGTCCTCGGCCTCACCCCACACCTCTACCTCGACGAGGACACCACCGCACTCACCGCACGCCTGAAGACAGTCGCCGACCAGCACTACCGGCAGGTCCGTGACATCACCGCCGCGGTCGACGCCGCCGTGGGTGACCTCACGACCGCTGCCTACCGCTGA
- a CDS encoding acetamidase/formamidase family protein yields MDGIVYSPGPDELAYTFGGRIPIAHVRSGDVLQVFTEDCFGGLVRGPGDLPSQVCRMPYLNPVSGPFFIDDAEPGDTLAVHIASIVPARTWGVSSTFPHFGALTSTSHTATLQPPLQERVWVYGIDNKAGTVRFQATGSDHTVDLPLDPMIGTIGVAPGGFQALSTIIPGTHGGNLDSPELRAGATVYLGVNVHGAMLALGDGHARQGEGEACGVGVEIATTTTLIVELLKGMSTPWPRLETDTSIMSVGCARPLEDAYRIAHHDLVGWASALTGLDTLDAYQLVSQAGRAPIGNVCDPNYTVLAAVDKTLLPAPRAAYDGVHRRLRQLAAGLR; encoded by the coding sequence ATGGACGGCATCGTGTACTCCCCCGGCCCCGACGAACTGGCCTACACCTTCGGCGGCCGGATACCGATCGCTCATGTGCGCTCGGGTGACGTGCTGCAGGTCTTCACCGAAGACTGCTTCGGCGGCCTCGTGCGCGGCCCCGGCGATCTGCCGTCGCAGGTGTGCCGCATGCCCTACCTCAACCCCGTCTCCGGGCCGTTCTTCATCGACGATGCCGAACCGGGTGACACGCTCGCTGTCCACATCGCCTCGATCGTGCCCGCCCGCACGTGGGGTGTGTCGTCCACGTTCCCGCACTTCGGCGCGCTCACCTCCACCAGCCACACCGCCACGCTCCAGCCACCGCTCCAGGAGCGGGTGTGGGTGTACGGAATCGACAACAAGGCCGGAACAGTCCGGTTCCAGGCAACAGGCAGCGACCACACGGTGGATCTGCCGCTGGACCCGATGATCGGCACGATCGGCGTCGCACCCGGCGGGTTCCAGGCGCTCTCCACCATCATCCCCGGCACTCACGGCGGGAACCTCGACTCCCCCGAGCTGCGCGCCGGCGCCACCGTCTACCTCGGGGTGAACGTGCACGGGGCGATGCTCGCCCTCGGCGACGGCCACGCCCGCCAAGGCGAGGGTGAAGCCTGCGGCGTAGGCGTGGAAATCGCGACCACCACGACGTTGATCGTCGAGCTGCTCAAGGGCATGTCCACGCCATGGCCCCGGCTGGAAACCGACACGTCAATCATGTCGGTCGGCTGCGCCCGCCCCCTGGAGGACGCCTACCGCATCGCCCACCACGACCTCGTCGGCTGGGCCAGCGCACTCACCGGCCTGGACACCCTCGACGCCTACCAGCTGGTGTCGCAGGCAGGGCGGGCGCCGATCGGCAACGTGTGCGACCCGAACTACACCGTCCTCGCCGCCGTCGACAAAACCCTCCTACCCGCCCCGCGCGCCGCGTACGACGGCGTGCACCGCCGGCTGCGACAGCTCGCAGCCGGACTGCGGTAG